DNA sequence from the Streptomyces sp. NBC_01497 genome:
TCAGCGGGGTCGTGTACCCGGTGAAGTACAGGCCCGGCGCCACGGGGTTGCGGCCGAGCGGCCTGCCCTCGGCCGTCAGGACGTTCAGATGCCCCACGAGGGGCGACAGCCCCCGCTCGTACCCGGTGGCGGCCACGACGACCTCCGGGGTCACCACCGAGCCGTCGGCCAGTGTCACCGCGTCCCCGTCGAACGACTCGACCGCCGCGACCGGTTCGACGCGCCCCTCCCGTACCGCCTTCACCAGGCCCACGTCCTGTACCGGGATCGCACCCTCACGCGCCCGGGTCGCGAGGCCCTTGCGGGGGCGCGGGATGCCCGGCGCCCGCAGCACCACACCGCGCGCCACGCGGTCCACCAGCAGCCTCGGCAGGCGGCGGCACAGGATGCCGCTCGCCTGCGCGGGCCAGCCCAGTGTCGAGCGGCGCAGGATGTGGGGCGGTGTCCGGATCGCCAGGCGCACCCGGGAGGCCCCGCCCTCCACCAGGTCCACCGCGATCTCCGCGCCCGTGTTCCCGACCCCGACCACGAGCACGTCCTTGCCGCGGTACGGCTCGGCGTCGCGGTAGGCGCGCGCGTGCAGCAGCTCCCCGGTGTACGTGCCGAGACCGGGCCAGGCCGGAAGTCTCGGCGTGTGGTTGTAGCCCGTCGCCACCACCACGGCGCGCGCCCGCAGTTCGCGTCCGCCCGTGGCCCGCAGCAGCCACTTCGCGCCGTCCGGGGGGACGGTCATGGAGCCGTTCCGCGTGTCCTGCGCGCCGCCGCCGGTGCCTTCCTGGCCGTCCCCGGACAGCCGCTCGACGCGCGACACCTCGACGCCCGTCACGACGTCGAGGCCGTGGAACTGCGCGTACCGCTCCAGGTACTTCACGACCTTGTCGCGCGGCACCCACCGTCCGAAGGACCTCGGTATCGGCAGTCCCGGCAGCGCGGACCAGCGCCGCGTCGTGTGCAGGCGCAGCCGGGAGTAGTGGCCGCGCCAGGACGCGCCGACCGCGTCCGACTTCTCCAGCACCACCGCCCGTACGCCGCGCCTGTGCAGGGCCGCGGCGACCGCCAACCCGCCAGGACCGGCGCCGATCACGTACACGGGCAGTTCTTTCGCGGGGCCTGGAGCGGCAGTTGTGTGGTCGGGCATGACAAAAAGCTCTCATCCCGGGCGCGCCCGGCAGGTCTCGCTTGGATATCGGTCGCGACCTGAATCGGTTTCGAAAAGATCACACACGCAAAACCCTCACACGCACAATGGGCTGATGACCACCCCTGCCGCGGACCGCGACGACCTCTCCCGCCCCCGTCCTCTCGACCAGGCACGGCTGCCGCCCGCCGGGTCGCTCGTCGTCACGGACAGCGCCCTGCGGACCGGTACCGGCCCCGGGCCGGGTCCCGGAAGCGGCCCGCTCCCCGGCCAGCTCCCCGGCTCGGGCCCCGGTGGGCCGGGGCTGCGCCTGCGGCCCTGGCGCCCGGACGACGCGCCCGCGCTGGTGCGGGGCGCCACCGATCCCGAGTACCGCCGGTGGAACACTCCGAAGCTGCTGGTGGGGACCGAGGCCCAGGCACTGGAGTGGATCCGGCAGCGCGCCGAGGACTACGAACGCGGCACCGGCTGCGTGCTCGCCGTCGCGCCGGGCGGGGGCGGCCGGGCGATCGGCAGTGTCGGTCTCGGCGTCCTCGACCTGTGGATGAGGCGCGGCACGGTCGGCTACTGGGTCCTGCCCGAGGCACGGGGCCAGGGGGTCGCCAGCGGCGCGCTGGACCTGTTCACCCGCTGGGCGTTCGGCGTGGTGGGGCTGCACCGGCTGTCGCTCGGCCACGCGGTCGGCCACGACGTCTCCTGCCGGGTGGCGGAGCGGTGCGGTTTCCGTTACGAGGGGACGCTGCGCGGAGAGATGTTCGAGGCGGGGGACACGAGCTGCTTCCGCGACGCCCATCTGCACGCGCGGCTCGCGACCGACCCGGCCCCGGAGCCCGGGGCGCCTGCCTGAGCGCGGGCCCTCCCGTCAGGAAGCCCGGACCTTCGGCGACCGTCGGGCTCTCGGCAACCGTCGGGTGCGGTCCGCCAGGGCCGGGCCCCCAGGGCGGTCAGGGCCAGAGCAGGTCCGTGTTCCACAGGTCCGTGTCCGCCGCGTCGCGCCGGTAGCGGAGCCGTACGTGCTGCCGGTGCGCGTCGCCCTGGAAGAACTCGACCTCGTCCGGGACGACCACGTAACCGGTCCAGGTCGTGGCCTCCGCCGCCGGATCGCGCCGGGCCCGCTGCCAGGCCGCCTCGTACGCGCGGTTCAACGCCTCGCGTGATTCCAGGACTTCGCTCTGGCGGCCGGCGAGTGCCGCGGCCAGCGCGCCCGTCGAGCGGGCGTGCAGGTCGGCGCTGGTCTCGGCGGCGTAGGCGGGCACGACACGGCCCCGCAGGCGTACGGCGCGGGCCCGCGCGTTCCAGTAGAAGGAGAGCGACGCGTACGCGGTCGCGGCGAGTTGGCTGCCCTTGGCGCTGGTCGAGTGGGTGGCGAAGTGCCAGCCGCGGGCGTCGGCGTCGTGCAGTATCACGATGCGCGCGTCGGGCCGCCCGTCGGGGTCGACGGTCGCCAGGGTCATGGTGTGGGGTTCTGCCTGCCCGGCCTCGGCGGCGTCGGCGAACCAGAGGTGGAACAGCGGGAGGGGCCCAGCGGGGGCCTGCTCGGGGTCGAACGGGGGGAGACCCGCGTCGCCGGTGTCCCAGACACGCTG
Encoded proteins:
- a CDS encoding GNAT family N-acetyltransferase — translated: MTTPAADRDDLSRPRPLDQARLPPAGSLVVTDSALRTGTGPGPGPGSGPLPGQLPGSGPGGPGLRLRPWRPDDAPALVRGATDPEYRRWNTPKLLVGTEAQALEWIRQRAEDYERGTGCVLAVAPGGGGRAIGSVGLGVLDLWMRRGTVGYWVLPEARGQGVASGALDLFTRWAFGVVGLHRLSLGHAVGHDVSCRVAERCGFRYEGTLRGEMFEAGDTSCFRDAHLHARLATDPAPEPGAPA
- a CDS encoding pyridoxine/pyridoxamine 5'-phosphate oxidase; its protein translation is MDDSASVSSDASRSGVSGPSAASAAPSGPTASADPAASTGSAAPADPAPSAQDAAARFHALLREQRVWDTGDAGLPPFDPEQAPAGPLPLFHLWFADAAEAGQAEPHTMTLATVDPDGRPDARIVILHDADARGWHFATHSTSAKGSQLAATAYASLSFYWNARARAVRLRGRVVPAYAAETSADLHARSTGALAAALAGRQSEVLESREALNRAYEAAWQRARRDPAAEATTWTGYVVVPDEVEFFQGDAHRQHVRLRYRRDAADTDLWNTDLLWP
- a CDS encoding flavin-containing monooxygenase; translation: MPDHTTAAPGPAKELPVYVIGAGPGGLAVAAALHRRGVRAVVLEKSDAVGASWRGHYSRLRLHTTRRWSALPGLPIPRSFGRWVPRDKVVKYLERYAQFHGLDVVTGVEVSRVERLSGDGQEGTGGGAQDTRNGSMTVPPDGAKWLLRATGGRELRARAVVVATGYNHTPRLPAWPGLGTYTGELLHARAYRDAEPYRGKDVLVVGVGNTGAEIAVDLVEGGASRVRLAIRTPPHILRRSTLGWPAQASGILCRRLPRLLVDRVARGVVLRAPGIPRPRKGLATRAREGAIPVQDVGLVKAVREGRVEPVAAVESFDGDAVTLADGSVVTPEVVVAATGYERGLSPLVGHLNVLTAEGRPLGRNPVAPGLYFTGYTTPLSGMLRELARDAPKIAKSLARGR